AAGCATGCATTCATCAAGAAATATTTAATGAATTCATATGGAATttattgattcatatatattgcATTGCAACTTATTGCAAGGTGGTATAATTCATTGTCCATCCAGTCCACTCAATTAAGAATATGTATTTCAAATTAAGTTGGAAAATTAATTCCGGAGAACTTTGGGTGTTACTATTTACCAGTTTATCTGCGTACAACTGTTACCTGTTGACATGGGCCGTCCATTTAACTAAAATGTGTATGCAGGATGGGGCGTCCATTTAACAAAAGCGTTCAATGTGTGTGACTAAAGATGACAGCTTAGCTCTGGGTAAAATGATAAATGAATTGTCAGATAGTTTGTTGAGGAGCATCTATTGCTCCTTTCATGTCCATGCCAACGTCTATTCATCCTTCTTACTactaattattatcataaactTCCACAGTTTAAATTTGCATTGCAATAGCTTGTTATGCGTTTGAGAATCAACACACCAATAGAAAGCATGGCTATTGAACTTTTGATAACCATAATCACATTCTGATGAAGCCCgtaagtttttatctttttaatgaaCTAAAAGAAATCTAAATTTGAACAAAGTCTTTGCCAAGCCCAGATAGAACAATCAGAACGAAAcactttaattgttttttaagttaaccaaggattaaaattttttagtgaaATGTTTAAGAAGGATGATCGCTTAGATTAAAACAAGCAGAATAATTTATGACGCAAAAAATTTGTAATGGAAATGATATGATATGGCGAGCTTTAATCTATATATACCTTGGCTTTGTATCTAATAAATTTGATGCCAAccatttattcttaaaaaaccCCTAAAATACTGGGTCCATTAATTAcgataattttgttaaaattgttttagCCACCCAGCTGAGACAATATCGCCAAATGGATCACGTGGAGCTTGGGATTCGCTTTCGCATTTGTCTTCTCCCTCTCTTTCCCTCTTATATATTCTATCTATCCAAAATAATCTTCTCTCTTAATTAATCTTTCTCCAGAAACTTTaacataatacaaattaattatggTAAGTTTAGCGCTAACATCCTCCCTCGTCCCAAGGTGCACCCCGGTTAAACTAGTAGCCTCAAGGAATTCAAAGAGCTACAGGGCGAGGAACGTCGTGCTAGTGAGTCACACTACCAATTCTACTTAGTCATTAGATTATCAGTGACTCTTAATTCTAATCTGTGTTAATATTACATTACTTTGTATTTATATTGCAGTTAAGTTCAAAACAAGAGTTTTCAAGTGCTTCTGAAAAAGCCGCTGAGGCAGCAAAAAGTGGAGCCAATGCGGTAAAAAATGACTCTTTTCTGTAGCTGAAAATGTGATTCTATTAtgatcataatatatatttcatattatcagatttttagataaaattaatatatatatatatatatatatgcaacgATGTAATTCGGTTTCTGATAAAACTAATTCTCAGTTGTGGGTTGTGAGTGGTTAGGCTGCCCAGAAAACAAAAGACTCAGCAGAAAAAGTTTCTGAAACAGCACAGGAGATAAGTGATAAAGCCAAGGAAACGGTACAAGATGCATGGGGAACAGTCAAGGATACagcaaagaagatgaaagacaCAGTGGCTGGGACAGCTGAGAAATCAGCGGAGACCATTAAAGAAGGTGCTAAAACCATCAAGCGCAACGTCAGTTCCTAAGCAAATTACGGTGGGAATATAGTCATATATACCAATATGAATTTTGCTCTTCGCTAATTTTGTTATCTTAATCTAATAACTATTATACTATGTAGCTTATTATATATGCAATATAGCATGTATGATGTACCTGTACTTGAAGAAGTTTTCATAATACTTAAAGCTATATTATACGTCACTTACTTTCTTTAGGTCTATCCTAAATAAACATATCTTACATTAAAAACTTAGAAAACGTAGACTATAGACTGGTTTGCTATTCAATTTAGTCCcgaattttaattgattttacttatatttaagattttgttGTGTTGTTTTAGATTTAAGGTATTGATGGAGTAGTTggattaaaatatgatattggGTTAATTATTCTTTGATGGGGCGAATTTAGGTGGTTTTAATGGTAAAATCTGATAGAAGGGACCTGCGCCTTTTGGCCAACAGAGGGTATCGGTCAAATTTAGTAACCTAAGgttgaagaaaggaaaaatggtcCTAATTGGCCGAAACCGACCAATAGGAGTTACTAGACACTTTTATactatcaaaaatttgatgTGCCATTGtttaatgatgaaaaaagaGTAGTGTTGATGAGTTTTATATGCGGATGGGGGTACCATTAAGTATGTTTTGGGATGTTGTCATTTAGGAAAAGTGATTGATTGACAGTCACTCTTCGTCGCCTACCACTCTCCATCCCTTACCGCTCTTTGTCCCTTGTAGTCTCTGGGTCAACTAAAAGTTTAGTATCAGCTTCCAAGAGATGgtttaaatggtaaaaaataaaaaaataaaaaacaagactTTCTTGTGtaaaaaagtataaaagatTTCATATGTAAGTAGTGgcgaaactaaaatttttgttgaCCGAACCAAAAGCGCTCTAAAGGCAAATAGGAGGTGTCTGCATACAATCCATTGTTTACGTCTCACCATTCAACAGGACTGTCAGAAGCTTTTATAATGACAAGCTGTAATCGTAGCGGATGCTTTGGTTACGAGATAGAGACGGATCGAAACTATGAGCGCGGATATTGGCAGATGAGGAGCGACTGGGGGTAAGTTTACGTCAGAATTGCATGGACACGTGACATAAAACTGTGAAACCCGCTGCTTACCCAACGAATCCTGACATACAATCTCTAAATACTGGATGTGAAACCATTTCAAACTCAGTCGGTCTACTATCTCTCTTCGGAGAGTAAGGTAGAGAAGAATCATGTGttgatatattgaaaatttgtgtTACTTTTGAGGTATTTTGGATTGAAAATTACCCTTTTGACACACCCATTTTAATTGATTCgattattgattataattatagCAGTAAACTTTTGTTGAACGATCGAATTAATTAGCATTCTAATTTGTTTCTACGCTTAAACTTACGATATTTTCAGAAAATCTTGAGACTATGAAGCTGATTTGAACTAGCAATGCTTATCAGGATATTAACTATATATATGGATTCAGCAAGAATTTAAACAAAGATAGATGCAGTCTTTTGTTTTGAATTAGTAAGAATTAAAGAGAAGAATCTAAAGAAGTGCATATATTGGGGCACCGCTGGTTGGCACCATTGAGAAGAGAACGTATGGCTGGTGGGGCAAAATCCCGGAGTGAAGTTGAGAGAAAGTAGCGCCATgaggttttgtttttgttgcttCTCTTAAGtctatctctttctctctctaaaactGTCcatcatttctttctcttttttaaacaTTGTCGCATAAAGTTTAATTGTATAGTCCATAAAAACCCCAAAAAACTGATTTGAACTTATCTGAAAAGAAGGTTAGACAAATGAAACTTCCCAGAAGAAACCAGAGAACACATGGGACTAACTTTGGGGGGATTTAAGGCATGTGGTTGTCTGCAAACTCAGTCATCTGATCTCTAGTTGTATTTTGGCCGTGCCTGGTTTAAGATCGATGActgttttcttcttattttggtCTGGCCTGGTTTAAGATCGATCActgttttcttcttaatttggCCACCAACAATATTGTGTACGATTTTGTGAAGTTGTAATGgtgttaattgtttattaattattgtttatcataatgatttttttatgttgatatGCAATTAAATAGTAATAAAGCATAGATTTGGAGAAGAGAAGTCGCTTTCTTTGATGGGTTAAGGaattatttgtaatatcttTGTTGATGAAACCAGATGGTTTATGTTGCTTCTCTGTTGAGAAACAGATAGCCGACACCAACCTCCTTTCACTATTTTTTCCTCAGTTGGATACAATCTTCCCATTTGCACTTATCCATCCATACACAGAGAAAACCCCTATCCTTTTACTCATCATTTTCctatatttcttttcattttcagtcCTTCTCAAACCCTATCTGGGAACAAGAGAACATCATTTCAAGTTTcgaccttttctttttttaccgAAAAATAGCCCTGCGATGAAGAGTTTGCTACTGCATGCAGTTCCAAATATTGAAACAGATTGTACTGGTTTTGAGGTTTTAGAGGAAGAGCAAATTCTGGGTAACGGAGAAAGACAGATCTGGCTTGATAGACCGCAAGATGACCTTCTTGATATTGATGAAGCTTCAATCTTTTGTGGAGACTTTCCTCTACCTGACTTCCCTTGCATGTCgtcatcttcctcttcttcatcgAATCCGGCAGTGGTGAAGGCCATTGGTAGCTCTTCATCTTCAGCAACTTCTTCTTCTGCAGCATCTTGGGCAGTTTTAAGGTCTGATGTAGAAGAAGATGAGaacaaaaagaatcaaaatgATAATCAAAACCATTCAGTAGATGCACCACTGACTTTTTCATCTTCTGCCTCCATGGAGATTAACCAGCTGCCTAACTGTATCGATGGCGGTGATTGCATGATGGAGAATTTTGGGTTCATGGATCTGCTTGATAGCAATGATTTGTTTGATCCTTTGTCTTTATTTCACCATGAAGACATCCCTCTTGAAAAGTTTCAACAGGACAATAAACCCCCTCAGGAACAGCCACAGCAAGAACATACAGAGTTTATGATACAGAACAACAATGGAGATAGTCATGAAGAAGAGGCGTCAGATGACTTGGCCATGGTATTCTTGGAATGGCTTAAGACAAACAAGGAAACCGTTTCAGCTGAAGACTTGAGGAGAGTAAAAATCAAGAAAGCTACCATAGAGTTTGCTGCCAAGCGTTTGGGTGGAGGAAAGGAAGCGATGAAGCAACTCTTGAAACTTATACTTGAATGGGTGCAAACTAATTGTCTCCAAAAGAGAAGCATGAGGGAATCGGCCTCCAATTtccaaaaccctaaccctatcTCAAACTCAAGCCTTAATTGCAATCCTATCCCGCATGATCAACCCAACCCTTCTTTTTCCCGGTCGCCATGGATCAGGCAGCCGTCTTACATTCCTGATCCTGCAACTGTGGTGCCCAGTTTTCTACCTATGGCTGGTTACATGGGTGACCCATTTGCAAATGGAGCTTTTAATATGAATATCCACAGTTACCCTCCCCATTCAGAATATCATATGCTTGATTCTGATCAGTCATGGCCATCTTCTCAGTTTTGTATGCCTTCTCATTACAACTCGTTTACGGATAACAATCTGCACCCTTCTCCTTCCCATCCATATGGATTCACCGGATATGGGAGTCAGTACCCTTACCCATATGTTCATGGGTCTGGAGATCAAAGGTTGATGAGGTTAGGTTCTTCTGCCACCAAGGAAGCTAGAAAGAAAAGGATGGCTCGGCAAAAAAGGCTTTCATCGCATCCAAGGCATCATCATCACCACAATAACCAGCAAAACCAGATGCCTAATCAGAGTGTAGACCAGCATTTAACATTTGGTTTTGATAGTTGCAAACCTGCTGCTCAAGGCAACACCAGAAACTGGGTCTTCTGGCCCTCTCCTGCAGATGGTGCAGCCTCGGGCACGCCGATGCTGCCTGTAGAGAGATCTTCCATGCAACCGCAGAATTACCAGCGGCAGGTTGCTCCGGATAGGAGACAGGTGGATTAATTGCCTTTGTAAATTAGGAAAGGCATATATGAATATAGTTAAAATTTAGGCTTAATTTGATGCTACTCATCAAATAGTGTACGGTAATGatgattgtatttttatttatttagggtTGGAAGCCGGAGAGGAGCCTGAGGTTTTTGTTGCAAAAAGTACTGAAGCAGAGCGACGTGGGTAACCTTGGAAGAATCGTGTTGCCAAAAGTATGCTCcctatatttttgtttcatgATTTGCATTTCATAAGAAGAGTCAAAAGTTAGATCTTAGTTAGTGTAATGTTTTCATTTCAAAGGGTTAATCGGTGAAGCTGTTTTTGAtggaaaaaaatgtaaatttctACAGAAAGAAGCAGAAACTCATCTCCCTGAACTGGAAGCAAGAGATGGCATTTCTATTGCCATGGAAGACATTGGAACTTCTCGTGTCTGGAACATGCGCTATAGGTATTCTAAAATTAACCTTCTCATTTTCATGCTGTTGTTTCTTCTGTTTATAGCATTGATTGCTAAatgactttttttcttttttggatttcttctttttctctttttggagTTTCAGATTCTGGCCAAACAACAAAAGCAGGATGTATCTCCTTGAAAACACAGGTGGGTTATTTGAGTGTCGATACACACACACTCACTATGAGCAACATGTTCTCATTTTCAATCATAACTTTTCAGGAGATTTTGTTCGAGAAAATGAACTTCAAGAAGGAGATTTTATAGTCATATACTCAGACATCAAATGTGGAAAATATGTAAGAACTAACCATCGTATAATTTATGTAGTCTGTTAAAAAACGTTAATgttctccaattttttttagaatttcgtCTTATAAAACTCAAATCATTCTCACAGTTGATACGAGGAGTAAAGGTACGGCAACCAGGGCCAAAATCTGAGACAAAGAGGCCAAGAAAATCGCAGAGAAGTCAGCATGCAAGCTCTCCAGCCACCACGGGAATCGGTTCGGCATCTTCACCCATCCCTCAAACAGTAAAgtaagagagaagagagaaacaGCCAACAAACCCTCGCCACCTTCTTGTCATGCATGGAAGTGATTGGACAAATGGAGGGTCAGGATTATGTGGGGTTTTCTCAGATCCCATCTCAACTGTGGGGGCTACTAAAGGGGCTTCCCTTCAACTCCGGTGAATGGTTCTtctgaataatattataaaagtgCAGATTTTCTGTAATGTGCATTATTATATGGCGTGTGCCATTTTAAGgcataaaattatgtttattgtGAATGTTAATAATACTTTTGGCATTACGTGagatatataatacatatatttaattatatatggattaatatatataatacataaaattatatatattatttatacatataattttattatcatcgTTTTCAATAATCTTTCTTTTAACAACATTTTTTCACTGTTTCattatgaaaaatgaattttgaaatttaaatatttatctgataaattatatagtaaaattaaCTCAATCTAGTTTTAAGTACGattatagtatataaatgatatatcatcttataattgattaattttgaataaagaataaaataatgaccaatcatacaatgatatgtcatttatatgtatttaattatgtatttaaaaatatatatacatgatattgttcactcaaataatataaagtaacacctaataatatgataaagatttaatttgatattcaaaattagatacacGTAATATTgttcttattatattatttatatattcttatacAACATCAAAATGTGAAGAGCAATAATGCTATATGTAGCTTTTGAGTATAGGTACAtaaaatatatgtcattatataattgaatgttatttaatttttaatttaaaattaataaattatatgacaatatatcatctgtgtattcAAAAGTACGTACATATAGTTTGATTGAAATGTGAAAATACTCTTCACCTATCTAACCATAGTAACTTTTTACCTTCGATTTCACAAATCTCAACTTCACCTCCATTCTTAGCAGAGAAAAAGCAATACCCTTGACAAGACCCATCCCGACCCGCTATCCTATAACCTCTGCGAATGCCGTTATAGGCTTAGAAGGGCAAAATACATCCTGTAATTCTGTTTGAAAAAAACTTTTCTGCACCATAATCTagcacataatataatatcatctatAGGCCTTCGGCCTTTTTATGAgtacatatcaaaatacatcctAATTAAAACTAAGAAATCAGAAAATAAATCTGAAATCAGGCCTCCGACCTTatcatatacataacaaaataatttacatcttTACTCATTTGCAAAAAGTCATGAGAATATTGTAATTAGGCCTCCGGCCTTTCAACATttcataagtttaaaataaacaacaaaaagtctATATAGATGCGTGCAAAATGAAAACATCCACGAAAGATGCTACACCGTGGCACAACCCAACAAAACACTATCCCGCACTATCTGTAGGATGTCCTGGAGGGAGGAAAACATTTATAAAGGTGAGCTAAAAGCTCAGTGAGTAGGAAATTTAAATCCTTGAGAATATTTATGCATgtcaaacaataatattatgccATAATATGAGCCACACACCATGCTAATTATGCTTAAACCACATACTTCTCATGTACATTAACTTGAACCATTCATCACATAATATCATCACACAAATTGATTTTCACAATAATGAAATTTACAATACTACCTTTATCTCATAGGAGCAAATCAAACATTCATGAATTTTCACTTCCAACTCAATAGCAATACTATCTTTATCTTATAGGTTTCCTTACCTAtcaatattctaaaatattgatCCATAGGTATCTcaccatttatatataaagatatacatcaaaatatcatataaaagggAAATCTGTCATACCCAAGGGATGTCCCCACCTAGGCAGAGCAAAAGAAAAACACTGTCATACCTGGTATATTAAAATCTCACACGGGCAGTGAAATACCCAAATTTTGGTTATAGGTGAAACTTAAGGGGGCTTTACAAAATGTTACACACATATGGGGATTAAGtggaaattttccttttatttgttaataaaagtcagtagccttttcttcttcagcaagaagaaaagaaacagagcACAAACGggagaaaacagagaaagaaagggaagaagagaagggaagaaagaaaagaaaagaaagaagaagaaaagaaagaaaaagaaggaaaggaaaagggaatagggtatttcatttttattcaaaaaattttagggtttgttatATTTGCTCAAATTAGggatttccaaatttttgatcatattgtttccaattggtttgaataggtgaagaagaagggaGATTAGCAAGAGATTTtaattctgacttagaggctacccaaatcagtgagtgggaataaacttttctttctttatgattttttggtataaattttatttatagttttgtgaaattttatggtatttattgTGAATCCTTGAAAATGGTAGCATGGATTTGGTGGAAAcctctcaaaaaaaaaatatataataaaataaaatagtttcttTATGTATGTTGTGAATTTAGGTTATGAGAGGTTATAAAGTAAAAGTTATATTGTTATGTGGATTCAGAATGCGTAAATTAagttatgtttaaaattttagttagtgACTAAGTGGAATTTTGGAAGTTTATTAAATTGAGGATTTGTGTTGTGGTTGAGTTGGAAGTGGTTTTATTTGAGCTTCGTGTGAGTTGGAAGTGTTAGTTGATATTTTATGTGTGAATGAGATTTGCTCATGGTGATTGTGACGCTTGCCAAAGAGTattgttttaaacaaaaattgatatggtgaaaataaattatattatttgaatgtttATGGGTATTACCTATTATGCGATTTGTGCTTTGCCTGTGCTATATTTATGTCAGGTACGACAGATTTAAATGCTCTGCCTGTGTGATATCTATACAGGTACGACAGAATTTAGTGCTCTGCTTGTGCTTTATTTCATGTCAAGTATGACAGAATCGAATGCTCTGCCCATGTGAGATTTTAGTATACCGGGTATGacaattgtttttcttttgctctGCCTAGGTGGGGACACCCCCGGGTATGACagatttccttttatatgatattttgatgtatatctttatattgGAATGGTGGGATatctttatatttcaaaatcttgatATGGAAGGAAACCTATAAGATAAAGATAATATTGCTATTGAGTTGGAAGTGGAAATTCATAAATGATTGATATGTTCCTATGAGAAAAAAGTAGTATGGTTAATTTCTTTCTTGAGACAATCAATTTATGTGATGATTGTGTGATGAACGTTTCAAGTTAAATGAGAAACATGTGGTTTAAGCATAATTAGCATAGTGTGTGGCTCATATTTTGACatactattatattttgacatgCATTAATATTCTCAAGGATTTAAATTTCCTACTCACTGAGCTTTTAGCTTACCCTTATAAATGTTTTCCTCCCTCCAGGACATCCTATAGATCGTGCGGGATAGTGTTTTGTTGGGTTGTGCCACGGTGTAGCATCTTTCGTGGATGTTTTCATTTGCACGCATCTATAtagattttttgttgttttttttataaacttatgaAATGTTGAAAGGCCGGAGGCCTAATTACCATATTCTCATAATCTTTTGAAATGAGTAaagatgtaaattattttgttatgtatgTGATAAGGCCGGAGGCCTGATTTTCAGGTTTATTTTCTGATTTCTTGGTTTTAAATCaggatgtattttgatatgtacTCATATAAAGGTCGGAGGCCTatagatgatattatattatgtgctAGGTTATGGTGcagaaaagttttcaaacagAATTACAGGATGCATTTCGCACTTCTAAGCCTATAACGGTATTCTCAGAGGTTATAGGATAGCGGGTCGGGATGGGTCCTGTCAGGCAGAGCATTCGATTCTGTCatacttggcatgaaataaagCACAAGCAGAACACTAAATTCTGTCGTACCTGTATAGATATCGCATAGGCAGAGCATCTAAATCTGTCATACCTGGCATAAATATTTCACAGGCAGAACATCTAAATCTGTCGTATTTGGCATAAATAGTGCACAGACAGagcattttatttcataatgaGTAATAACCAAAACATCcgaataatataatttatttcaccatatcaattttttttttttgtttaaaacaatACTCATTGGCAACCGCCACAATCACCATAAGCAAATCTCAATCACACATAAATTATCAACTAAACACTTCCAG
This sequence is a window from Mangifera indica cultivar Alphonso chromosome 5, CATAS_Mindica_2.1, whole genome shotgun sequence. Protein-coding genes within it:
- the LOC123216287 gene encoding B3 domain-containing transcription factor ABI3-like isoform X1; the protein is MKPDGLCCFSVEKQIADTNLLSLFFPQLDTIFPFALIHPYTEKTPILLLIIFLYFFSFSVLLKPYLGTREHHFKFRPFLFLPKNSPAMKSLLLHAVPNIETDCTGFEVLEEEQILGNGERQIWLDRPQDDLLDIDEASIFCGDFPLPDFPCMSSSSSSSSNPAVVKAIGSSSSSATSSSAASWAVLRSDVEEDENKKNQNDNQNHSVDAPLTFSSSASMEINQLPNCIDGGDCMMENFGFMDLLDSNDLFDPLSLFHHEDIPLEKFQQDNKPPQEQPQQEHTEFMIQNNNGDSHEEEASDDLAMVFLEWLKTNKETVSAEDLRRVKIKKATIEFAAKRLGGGKEAMKQLLKLILEWVQTNCLQKRSMRESASNFQNPNPISNSSLNCNPIPHDQPNPSFSRSPWIRQPSYIPDPATVVPSFLPMAGYMGDPFANGAFNMNIHSYPPHSEYHMLDSDQSWPSSQFCMPSHYNSFTDNNLHPSPSHPYGFTGYGSQYPYPYVHGSGDQRLMRLGSSATKEARKKRMARQKRLSSHPRHHHHHNNQQNQMPNQSVDQHLTFGFDSCKPAAQGNTRNWVFWPSPADGAASGTPMLPVERSSMQPQNYQRQVAPDRRQGWKPERSLRFLLQKVLKQSDVGNLGRIVLPKKEAETHLPELEARDGISIAMEDIGTSRVWNMRYSFRFWPNNKSRMYLLENTGDFVRENELQEGDFIVIYSDIKCGKYLIRGVKVRQPGPKSETKRPRKSQRSQHASSPATTGIGSASSPIPQTVK
- the LOC123215242 gene encoding uncharacterized protein At4g13230-like, translated to MVSLALTSSLVPRCTPVKLVASRNSKSYRARNVVLLSSKQEFSSASEKAAEAAKSGANAAAQKTKDSAEKVSETAQEISDKAKETVQDAWGTVKDTAKKMKDTVAGTAEKSAETIKEGAKTIKRNVSS
- the LOC123216287 gene encoding B3 domain-containing transcription factor ABI3-like isoform X2; the encoded protein is MKPDGLCCFSVEKQIADTNLLSLFFPQLDTIFPFALIHPYTEKTPILLLIIFLYFFSFSVLLKPYLGTREHHFKFRPFLFLPKNSPAMKSLLLHAVPNIETDCTGFEVLEEEQILGNGERQIWLDRPQDDLLDIDEASIFCGDFPLPDFPCMSSSSSSSSNPAVVKAIGSSSSSATSSSAASWAVLRSDVEEDENKKNQNDNQNHSVDAPLTFSSSASMEINQLPNCIDGGDCMMENFGFMDLLDSNDLFDPLSLFHHEDIPLEKFQQDNKPPQEQPQQEHTEFMIQNNNGDSHEEEASDDLAMVFLEWLKTNKETVSAEDLRRVKIKKATIEFAAKRLGGGKEAMKQLLKLILEWVQTNCLQKRSMRESASNFQNPNPISNSSLNCNPIPHDQPNPSFSRSPWIRQPSYIPDPATVVPSFLPMAGYMGDPFANGAFNMNIHSYPPHSEYHMLDSDQSWPSSQFCMPSHYNSFTDNNLHPSPSHPYGFTGYGSQYPYPYVHGSGDQRLMRLGSSATKEARKKRMARQKRLSSHPRHHHHHNNQQNQMPNQSVDQHLTFGFDSCKPAAQGNTRNWVFWPSPADGAASGTPMLPVERSSMQPQNYQRQVAPDRRQGWKPERSLRFLLQKVLKQSDVGNLGRIVLPKKEAETHLPELEARDGISIAMEDIGTSRVWNMRYRFWPNNKSRMYLLENTGDFVRENELQEGDFIVIYSDIKCGKYLIRGVKVRQPGPKSETKRPRKSQRSQHASSPATTGIGSASSPIPQTVK
- the LOC123216287 gene encoding B3 domain-containing transcription factor ABI3-like isoform X3 → MKSLLLHAVPNIETDCTGFEVLEEEQILGNGERQIWLDRPQDDLLDIDEASIFCGDFPLPDFPCMSSSSSSSSNPAVVKAIGSSSSSATSSSAASWAVLRSDVEEDENKKNQNDNQNHSVDAPLTFSSSASMEINQLPNCIDGGDCMMENFGFMDLLDSNDLFDPLSLFHHEDIPLEKFQQDNKPPQEQPQQEHTEFMIQNNNGDSHEEEASDDLAMVFLEWLKTNKETVSAEDLRRVKIKKATIEFAAKRLGGGKEAMKQLLKLILEWVQTNCLQKRSMRESASNFQNPNPISNSSLNCNPIPHDQPNPSFSRSPWIRQPSYIPDPATVVPSFLPMAGYMGDPFANGAFNMNIHSYPPHSEYHMLDSDQSWPSSQFCMPSHYNSFTDNNLHPSPSHPYGFTGYGSQYPYPYVHGSGDQRLMRLGSSATKEARKKRMARQKRLSSHPRHHHHHNNQQNQMPNQSVDQHLTFGFDSCKPAAQGNTRNWVFWPSPADGAASGTPMLPVERSSMQPQNYQRQVAPDRRQGWKPERSLRFLLQKVLKQSDVGNLGRIVLPKKEAETHLPELEARDGISIAMEDIGTSRVWNMRYSFRFWPNNKSRMYLLENTGDFVRENELQEGDFIVIYSDIKCGKYLIRGVKVRQPGPKSETKRPRKSQRSQHASSPATTGIGSASSPIPQTVK